The nucleotide sequence CAAAACTATTATCTATCTCCTGACAGGTAAACTCGACCTCACCTCTAATAATAAACACTATCTACCCATTTAAAATGCGAAAGAACCATATTAAATATAGGCGGAACCGTTACCCCTCTTACATTCTATCAGGGAATGGACAGAGTCTCTGTTAGATAATTGTCGGTTCCGCCTCACCGTTTTGAACGACATCTTATCCTCCTTTATATACTGGAATGATTTACTTGAGAATTACTCCTTCATATTGTAAATTTAGCCCGCTTTTTTAAATGATGGGAAGTCGTCCAACGGCAGGACATCAGACTCTGGATCTGGTTATCGGGGTTCGAATCCCTGCTTCCCAGCAAATTTCCCGAAGAAGTTTATTTGAAATGGCGCATTCGTCTAGTGGTCTAGGACGCTGGCCTCTCACGTCGGCAACAGGGGTTCGAGTCCCCTATGCGCTACAAATATGTGACAAGTTTAATTACTCCTGATGACGCAATCAAACAGAAATTTAGAGAATAAATCCCAACGAAAGAAGAATAGTTCCCAGAAAATGAATTCCGATCGTTGCGGCATTGACCGGCAATAACTCCTGAATGGTGTTGTATTTCTTGGATGATATAGCAATATCCCAGAAGATCATGGGCGTCAGCAAAAATACAAATGATGTCCAAATAGGGAAAACGCTTTTTAATATCCAACCGAAAATCCAGATAAAAGAGCCGACTATAGATAACTGATAAAACCGGATTGCTTTTCGTTTGTCATGAAAATGGACAACCATAGTTCTTTTACTGGTCTGATAATCCGCATCGAAATCCTGAAACTCGTTAATAAATATGATCAATCCGACCCAAATCCCAACCGGTACCGAAGCCAAGATTGGCAACCATGAAAAACTATCGGTCTGAACAAACCACGAGCCAAACACGATCAAAGGTCCAAAAGCCAAAGCGATCCCTACTTCTCCGATTCCGCGATAGGATAAACTGATCGGAAGAGCGGAATAAAAGAATCCGATTAATATGCCAACAATTCCGATCCATAAAATGACATCCCCTTCGGATTTCCAATTTAAAAATAAGCCAATCCCAATGGATACAGAGAAAGCAATCAATGATACGATGAGCATTTGAACAGGAGATAATTGACCTGTTTGAATCATTCTACTACCGCCAGAAAATACATTATAATTACGGTTAACTTCGTCATTTCCGGAAAGATGATCGTAATAATCGTTGATAATATTCGCCCCGGCATGAGCCGATACGGCGCCGATTAACGTCAGCCAAAATAGAAGCGGATTGAAAACGTGGAACTTCGACCAGGCGATCGCAGTACCCAGAATCACCGGCGCGATGCTCGCAGTAAAAAACGGAGCGCGCATTACTTTCAGCCAGAAAATTATCTTATTTATAAAGGACTTCACCACCCAATGAAACGAGCAAATCCGTTATAAGTTTTTCTTAAGAAAATCCGCCATCTTTTCGTATAGATGAATCCTTGCTTCGTTATC is from Candidatus Marinimicrobia bacterium CG08_land_8_20_14_0_20_45_22 and encodes:
- the menA gene encoding 1,4-dihydroxy-2-naphthoate octaprenyltransferase is translated as MRAPFFTASIAPVILGTAIAWSKFHVFNPLLFWLTLIGAVSAHAGANIINDYYDHLSGNDEVNRNYNVFSGGSRMIQTGQLSPVQMLIVSLIAFSVSIGIGLFLNWKSEGDVILWIGIVGILIGFFYSALPISLSYRGIGEVGIALAFGPLIVFGSWFVQTDSFSWLPILASVPVGIWVGLIIFINEFQDFDADYQTSKRTMVVHFHDKRKAIRFYQLSIVGSFIWIFGWILKSVFPIWTSFVFLLTPMIFWDIAISSKKYNTIQELLPVNAATIGIHFLGTILLSLGFIL